In a single window of the Streptomyces brevispora genome:
- a CDS encoding TcmI family type II polyketide cyclase yields the protein MHSNLIVARMDSRSSDEVARLFGAFDETEMPHRMGTRRRQLFMFNGLYFHLQDFDGENGGELIEEAKTDPRFVRISQDLKPFIEAFDPATWRSPADAMAKRFYGWESR from the coding sequence ATGCACAGCAATCTGATAGTGGCCCGAATGGACTCCCGCTCGAGTGACGAGGTGGCGCGGCTCTTCGGCGCTTTCGACGAGACCGAGATGCCGCACCGCATGGGAACGCGGCGGCGTCAGCTGTTCATGTTCAACGGTCTGTATTTCCATCTTCAGGACTTCGACGGCGAGAACGGCGGAGAGCTGATCGAGGAGGCGAAGACCGATCCGCGGTTCGTGCGGATCAGCCAGGACCTGAAGCCGTTCATCGAGGCCTTCGACCCGGCGACCTGGCGCTCCCCCGCGGACGCGATGGCGAAGCGTTTCTACGGCTGGGAGTCCCGGTGA
- a CDS encoding ketosynthase chain-length factor: MSSTKVVVTGIGVVSPNGFGVREYWEATRASKSGIGRIERFNPEQYPSKLAGEIDGFVVKEHLPSRLVPQTDRMTQLALVGAEHALADAGVSVEEADEYGMGVMTASSSGGFEFGQEQLRNLWSKGSQYVSAYQSFAWFYAVNTGQISIRHGLRGPSGVVVSDQAGGLDALAHARRLVRKGSDLILSGGVDAAICPWGWVAQLTTGRMSTQERPDRAYLPFDAAACGYVPGEGGALLILEDAEAARRRGVSEVYGEICGYGSTFDPAPDSGRGPTLQKAIEIALADAGLEAGDIDVVFADASGVPELDRIEATALTEVFGPRGVAVTVPKTMTGRLGSGAAPLDVATALLAMRHGVIPPTANVTLSPDYDLDLVTAVRETPVSTALVLARGHGGFNSAVVLRSVDWN; the protein is encoded by the coding sequence ATGAGCTCGACCAAGGTCGTGGTGACCGGCATCGGTGTCGTGTCGCCCAACGGTTTCGGCGTGAGGGAGTACTGGGAGGCGACGCGCGCGTCGAAGAGCGGCATCGGCCGTATCGAGCGCTTCAACCCGGAGCAGTACCCCTCGAAGCTCGCCGGTGAGATCGACGGCTTCGTCGTCAAGGAGCACCTGCCGAGCCGGCTCGTGCCGCAGACGGACCGTATGACGCAGCTCGCGCTCGTCGGCGCCGAGCACGCCCTGGCGGACGCCGGGGTGAGCGTGGAGGAGGCCGACGAGTACGGCATGGGCGTGATGACCGCCAGTTCCTCGGGCGGCTTCGAGTTCGGCCAGGAGCAGTTGCGGAACCTGTGGAGCAAGGGCAGTCAGTACGTCTCCGCGTACCAGTCCTTCGCCTGGTTCTACGCGGTGAACACCGGCCAGATCTCCATCCGGCACGGGCTGCGCGGCCCCAGCGGTGTGGTCGTCAGCGACCAGGCCGGCGGTCTGGACGCGCTGGCGCACGCGCGCCGTCTGGTCCGTAAGGGCAGCGATCTGATCCTGTCGGGTGGCGTCGACGCGGCGATCTGCCCGTGGGGCTGGGTGGCCCAGCTGACTACCGGGAGGATGAGCACGCAGGAGCGGCCCGACCGCGCCTATCTGCCCTTCGATGCGGCTGCCTGCGGGTATGTGCCAGGCGAGGGCGGTGCGCTGCTGATCCTGGAGGACGCCGAGGCGGCCCGCCGGCGTGGGGTGAGCGAGGTGTACGGGGAGATCTGCGGTTACGGATCGACCTTCGACCCGGCTCCGGACAGCGGCCGTGGGCCGACGCTGCAGAAGGCGATCGAGATCGCGCTCGCGGACGCGGGTCTGGAGGCCGGCGACATCGACGTGGTCTTCGCGGACGCGTCCGGTGTGCCGGAGCTCGACCGGATCGAGGCGACGGCGCTCACCGAGGTCTTCGGGCCGCGGGGAGTTGCGGTCACCGTGCCGAAGACGATGACGGGCCGGCTGGGTTCGGGCGCGGCGCCGCTGGACGTCGCGACCGCGCTGCTCGCCATGCGCCACGGGGTGATCCCGCCGACGGCGAACGTCACGCTCTCGCCCGACTACGACCTCGACCTGGTCACCGCGGTCCGGGAGACCCCGGTGTCCACGGCGCTCGTCCTCGCCCGTGGCCACGGCGGCTTCAACTCCGCCGTCGTCCTGCGCTCCGTCGACTGGAACTGA
- the cysD gene encoding sulfate adenylyltransferase subunit CysD: protein MPTGTRGPIEAPGNPYALSHLDALESESVHIFREVAGEFERPVILFSGGKDSIVMLHLALKAFAPAPVPFALLHVDTGHNFPEVIAYRDRVVARHGLRLHVASVAEFIDAGRLRERPDGTRNPLQTVPLLDAIETRRFDAVFGGGRRDEEKARAKERVFSLRDEFGAWDPRRQRPELWALYNGRHSPGEHVRVFPLSNWTELDIWQYIQREGIELPQIYYAHEREVFARDGMWLTAGHWGGPKESETVEKRLVRYRTVGDMSCTGAVDSAAATDADIITEISASRLTERGATRADDKLSEAAMEDRKREGYF, encoded by the coding sequence GTGCCGACCGGGACCCGCGGCCCGATCGAGGCTCCGGGGAACCCCTACGCGCTGTCGCACCTGGACGCTCTGGAATCGGAGTCCGTCCACATCTTCCGCGAGGTGGCGGGCGAGTTCGAGCGGCCGGTGATCCTCTTCTCCGGCGGCAAGGACTCGATCGTCATGCTGCATCTGGCGCTGAAGGCCTTCGCGCCCGCGCCGGTGCCCTTCGCGCTGCTGCACGTGGACACCGGGCACAACTTCCCCGAGGTCATCGCCTACCGGGACCGGGTCGTGGCCCGGCACGGGCTGCGGCTGCACGTCGCCTCCGTAGCGGAGTTCATCGACGCGGGACGGCTGCGCGAGCGCCCGGACGGCACCCGCAACCCGCTCCAGACGGTGCCGCTGCTCGACGCCATCGAGACCCGGCGCTTCGACGCGGTCTTCGGCGGTGGCCGCCGCGACGAGGAGAAGGCCCGCGCGAAGGAGCGCGTCTTCTCGCTGCGTGACGAGTTCGGCGCCTGGGACCCGCGCCGGCAGCGCCCCGAGCTGTGGGCCCTCTACAACGGCCGGCACTCCCCCGGCGAGCACGTGCGGGTGTTCCCGCTCTCCAACTGGACAGAGCTGGACATCTGGCAGTACATCCAGCGCGAGGGCATCGAGCTCCCGCAGATCTACTACGCCCACGAGCGCGAGGTGTTCGCACGCGACGGCATGTGGCTGACGGCCGGGCACTGGGGCGGCCCGAAGGAGTCCGAGACCGTGGAGAAGCGGCTCGTCCGCTACCGCACGGTCGGTGACATGTCCTGCACCGGCGCCGTCGACTCCGCCGCCGCCACCGACGCGGACATCATCACCGAGATCTCCGCCTCCCGGCTCACCGAGCGCGGGGCCACCCGCGCCGACGACAAGCTGTCCGAGGCCGCCATGGAGGACCGCAAACGCGAAGGGTACTTCTAG
- a CDS encoding multicopper oxidase family protein has product MEPTFVNNSDGLGLDRRALLRAGTVTGIGLAAAAVPLLGRSAALAAPGGPEPSAPGLGLTKFKDPLRIPPVLRPRGRGGHDELTVRLVTADVTLHSELPPVPMWTYEGVYPGPTIAATAGRPLRITWENRLTGNIPVKAVDFDQPQGSSPDPLSNYPGTEGCQEVAGVAGLPPWVAVHLHGMLAGGGNDGWMENLIGPGDVQLSAYPNDQASTTLWYHDHTHHVSRFSVYAGLVGLFTSRTEEEPALGLPGGGQDVPLVLSDRNFDTDASGALAGGSVHKVGMIGAQRLMRAHAAPFTLVNGVVWPYLEVKPRWYRFRIVNAANSRMYRLMLLADGVPVAGGLRVIGTDQGLLDRPVPVDGALNLSPGERAEVLVDFTAFRGRTLKLVNTFQGITPGAPDRKNDLLEPDVMQFRVADRRPDTAYAPPVVLSTSFKRVGHADLPHEQAPRWVLICGPGSSNVPEMWEMEEVDPAGLTFPTTGVVQVRDAGGTLRTLRRTSYAYDEGRTFTIAHGSVEIWNYLNLTGVPHPMHMHLGHFQVLAREHYDVTGFDRVTRGTSRPVTFKGAAALDAHETGEKDVIRVGTAGDIVPGPDGTPGELVSVAVRFPVVGRGVHHCHMLEHEQHMMRPLVVSPAAHLHAGGHH; this is encoded by the coding sequence ATGGAACCTACATTTGTCAACAATTCGGACGGGTTGGGGCTCGATCGCCGCGCCCTTCTCCGCGCCGGTACGGTCACCGGCATCGGGCTAGCCGCCGCGGCCGTCCCGCTCCTGGGCAGATCGGCCGCCCTGGCCGCGCCCGGCGGCCCCGAGCCCTCGGCGCCCGGGCTGGGGCTCACCAAGTTCAAGGATCCGCTGCGGATACCGCCCGTGCTCCGGCCCCGCGGCCGGGGCGGCCACGACGAGCTGACCGTGCGTCTGGTCACCGCCGACGTCACGCTGCACTCGGAGCTGCCGCCGGTGCCGATGTGGACGTACGAGGGTGTCTACCCGGGTCCGACGATCGCCGCGACCGCCGGCCGGCCGCTCCGGATCACCTGGGAGAACCGGCTGACCGGGAACATCCCCGTCAAGGCCGTCGACTTCGACCAGCCCCAGGGCTCCTCCCCCGACCCGCTCTCCAACTACCCCGGCACGGAGGGCTGCCAGGAGGTGGCGGGCGTCGCCGGTCTGCCGCCCTGGGTCGCGGTGCATCTGCACGGCATGCTCGCCGGCGGCGGGAACGACGGCTGGATGGAGAACCTGATCGGCCCCGGGGACGTCCAGCTCAGCGCGTACCCGAACGACCAGGCCTCGACGACGCTGTGGTACCACGACCACACCCACCACGTGAGCCGCTTCAGCGTCTACGCCGGGCTCGTCGGCCTTTTCACCTCGCGCACCGAGGAGGAGCCCGCGCTCGGCCTGCCCGGGGGCGGCCAGGACGTGCCGCTCGTCCTGAGCGACCGGAACTTCGACACGGATGCCTCCGGCGCGCTGGCCGGCGGCTCGGTGCACAAGGTGGGGATGATCGGCGCGCAGCGGCTGATGCGCGCGCACGCCGCCCCGTTCACGCTGGTCAACGGGGTGGTCTGGCCGTATCTGGAGGTGAAGCCGCGCTGGTACCGCTTCCGGATCGTCAACGCCGCCAACTCCCGCATGTACCGGCTGATGCTGCTCGCGGACGGGGTGCCTGTGGCGGGCGGGCTGCGGGTGATCGGCACCGATCAGGGGCTGCTGGACCGGCCGGTCCCGGTGGACGGTGCGCTGAACCTCTCCCCCGGCGAACGGGCCGAGGTCCTGGTCGACTTCACCGCCTTCCGCGGCCGGACCCTGAAGCTGGTCAACACCTTCCAGGGGATCACGCCCGGCGCCCCGGACCGGAAGAACGACCTCCTGGAACCCGATGTGATGCAGTTCCGTGTCGCCGACCGCCGGCCGGACACCGCCTACGCCCCGCCGGTCGTCCTGTCGACCTCGTTCAAGCGGGTCGGGCACGCGGACCTGCCGCACGAGCAGGCGCCGCGCTGGGTCCTCATCTGCGGGCCCGGCTCCTCGAACGTGCCCGAGATGTGGGAGATGGAGGAGGTCGACCCGGCCGGTCTCACCTTCCCGACGACCGGTGTCGTGCAGGTCCGGGATGCCGGGGGGACACTGCGGACGCTGCGCAGGACGTCGTACGCGTACGACGAGGGGCGCACGTTCACCATCGCGCACGGCAGCGTGGAGATCTGGAACTACCTCAATCTCACCGGCGTCCCGCACCCCATGCACATGCATCTGGGTCACTTCCAGGTGCTCGCGCGCGAGCATTACGACGTGACCGGCTTCGACCGGGTGACCCGGGGCACGAGCCGGCCGGTGACCTTCAAGGGGGCGGCCGCCCTCGACGCGCACGAGACGGGCGAGAAGGACGTCATCCGGGTGGGGACCGCCGGGGACATCGTCCCCGGACCCGACGGCACCCCGGGCGAACTGGTCAGCGTCGCCGTCCGGTTCCCGGTCGTCGGCCGGGGCGTCCACCACTGCCACATGCTGGAGCACGAGCAGCACATGATGCGCCCGCTGGTGGTGAGCCCGGCCGCGCATCTGCACGCCGGCGGCCACCACTGA
- a CDS encoding ABC transporter ATP-binding protein: MTTALTPQKDTRRAGAAAPAPPPAVRLARVSKAFGRPGAGAPVLDGIDLDVAPGEFVTLVGASGCGKSTLLNLVAGLDMPDSGTIEVPGPRPALMFQDHALFPWLTAGGNVELALRLAGVPRERRRAEAERLLGLVRLGGAHGKRVHELSGGMRQRVALARALAQGAGVLLMDEPFAALDAITRDVLHDELTRIWAERGLTVLFVTHNVSEAVRLGGRVVLLSSRPGRIAREWSVDLPQPRRAESAGVTALSCEITEHLRGEIRRHVVQH; encoded by the coding sequence GTGACCACGGCACTGACCCCCCAGAAGGACACCCGCCGTGCCGGGGCCGCCGCCCCGGCGCCGCCCCCCGCCGTGCGGCTCGCGCGGGTCTCCAAGGCCTTCGGGCGCCCCGGCGCGGGAGCGCCCGTGCTCGACGGCATCGACCTGGACGTCGCCCCGGGCGAGTTCGTCACGCTGGTCGGCGCCTCGGGCTGCGGCAAGTCCACGCTGCTGAACCTGGTGGCGGGGCTCGACATGCCCGACTCCGGGACCATCGAGGTGCCCGGGCCCCGGCCGGCCCTGATGTTCCAGGACCACGCGCTGTTCCCGTGGCTGACCGCCGGCGGCAACGTCGAGCTGGCGCTGCGCCTGGCCGGGGTGCCGCGCGAGCGGCGCCGGGCCGAGGCCGAGCGGCTCCTCGGCCTGGTCCGGCTCGGCGGCGCCCACGGCAAGCGGGTGCACGAGCTGTCCGGCGGCATGCGCCAGCGCGTCGCCCTGGCCCGCGCCCTCGCCCAGGGCGCGGGCGTGCTCCTGATGGACGAGCCGTTCGCGGCGCTGGACGCCATCACCCGGGACGTCCTGCACGACGAGCTGACCCGGATCTGGGCCGAGCGCGGGCTCACCGTCCTGTTCGTCACGCACAACGTGAGCGAGGCCGTCCGGCTCGGCGGGCGCGTCGTGCTCCTGTCGTCGCGGCCCGGCCGGATCGCCCGCGAGTGGAGCGTCGACCTGCCGCAGCCGCGCCGCGCCGAATCCGCTGGTGTCACGGCGCTGTCCTGCGAGATCACCGAGCACCTGCGTGGGGAGATCCGCCGCCATGTCGTCCAGCACTGA
- the cysC gene encoding adenylyl-sulfate kinase, translating into MLAAVGAPAPTPADLLRPRGATVWLTGLPSAGKTTLARALAGRLRAEGHPVEVLDGDEVRAHLSAGLGFSREDRHTNVTRIGFVAERLAAHGVTVLAPVIAPYAASRAAVRERHAGRGTAFLEVHVATPVEVCSARDVKGLYARQAAGEITGLTGVDDPYEIPADPELRIRTRGRSVAECTAELHAFLTGRGLL; encoded by the coding sequence ATCCTCGCCGCCGTGGGCGCCCCGGCCCCCACCCCGGCGGACCTCCTCCGGCCGCGCGGCGCCACCGTGTGGCTGACCGGGCTGCCCAGTGCGGGGAAGACCACTCTCGCCCGCGCCCTCGCCGGGCGGCTGCGCGCCGAGGGGCACCCGGTCGAGGTGCTCGACGGTGACGAGGTCCGCGCCCATCTGTCGGCGGGGCTCGGGTTCAGCCGGGAGGACCGGCACACCAACGTGACCCGGATCGGTTTCGTGGCGGAGCGGCTCGCCGCGCACGGCGTCACCGTCCTCGCGCCGGTCATCGCCCCGTACGCCGCCTCGCGAGCCGCCGTGCGGGAGCGCCACGCCGGGCGCGGCACGGCGTTCCTCGAGGTCCATGTGGCCACGCCCGTCGAGGTCTGCTCGGCGCGCGACGTGAAGGGCCTGTACGCGCGGCAGGCTGCCGGGGAGATCACCGGTCTGACCGGTGTGGACGACCCGTACGAGATCCCGGCCGACCCCGAGCTGCGCATCAGGACCCGGGGCCGGTCCGTGGCCGAGTGCACGGCCGAGCTGCACGCGTTCCTGACCGGGAGGGGCCTGCTGTGA
- a CDS encoding beta-ketoacyl-[acyl-carrier-protein] synthase family protein yields MTGRRVVITGVGVAAPGGIGTKNFWSLLSEGRTATRGITFFDPAPFRSRVAAEIDFDPEEHGLGQQEIRRTDRAAQFALVTAREAMADSGLDVGAHAPHRIGVAVGSAVGATMGLDEEYRVVSDGGRLDLVDHEYAVPHLYNYFVPSSFAAEVAWAVGAEGPSTVVSTGCTSGIDSVGYAAELIRDGSADVMVTGASDAPISPITVACFDAIKATTSRNDDAEHASRPFDLTRNGFVLGEGAAMFVLEELESARRRGAHIYAEIAGYASRCNAFHMTGLRPDGREMAEAIRSALDEARLAPEAVDYINAHGSGTKQNDRHETSAFKRSLGEHAYRTPVSSIKSMVGHSLGAIGSIEIAASVLAMENNVVPPTANLHTPDPECDLDYVPLTARDWRTDAVLTAGSGFGGFQSAMVLARPDRTVA; encoded by the coding sequence GTGACCGGCAGGCGTGTGGTGATCACCGGGGTCGGCGTGGCCGCCCCGGGCGGGATCGGGACCAAGAACTTCTGGAGCCTGCTGAGCGAGGGCCGGACGGCGACGCGGGGGATCACCTTCTTCGATCCTGCGCCGTTCCGCTCCCGTGTCGCGGCCGAGATCGACTTCGACCCGGAGGAGCACGGGCTCGGCCAGCAGGAGATCCGGCGCACCGACAGGGCGGCGCAGTTCGCGCTGGTCACGGCGCGCGAGGCGATGGCGGACAGCGGGCTCGACGTGGGTGCGCACGCGCCGCACCGGATCGGTGTGGCGGTCGGCAGCGCGGTCGGCGCGACGATGGGGCTCGACGAGGAGTACCGGGTCGTCAGCGACGGCGGCCGGCTGGACCTGGTCGACCACGAGTACGCCGTCCCGCACCTCTACAACTACTTCGTGCCCAGTTCGTTCGCGGCCGAGGTGGCCTGGGCGGTCGGCGCCGAGGGGCCCTCGACGGTGGTCTCCACCGGCTGTACGTCGGGCATCGACTCGGTCGGTTATGCGGCCGAGTTGATCCGCGACGGCTCCGCCGATGTGATGGTCACCGGTGCCTCGGACGCGCCGATCTCGCCGATCACGGTGGCGTGCTTCGACGCGATCAAGGCGACGACCTCGCGCAACGACGACGCCGAGCACGCCTCCCGGCCCTTCGACCTGACCCGCAACGGGTTCGTCCTCGGCGAGGGTGCGGCGATGTTCGTCCTGGAGGAGCTGGAGTCGGCCCGCCGGCGCGGCGCCCACATCTATGCCGAGATCGCCGGTTACGCCAGCCGCTGCAACGCCTTCCACATGACCGGGCTGCGCCCCGACGGGCGGGAGATGGCCGAGGCCATCCGCTCCGCGCTGGACGAGGCGAGGCTCGCCCCGGAGGCCGTGGACTACATCAACGCCCACGGCTCGGGCACCAAGCAGAACGACCGGCACGAGACCAGCGCCTTCAAGCGCAGCCTCGGCGAGCACGCCTACCGGACTCCCGTGAGCTCGATCAAGTCGATGGTCGGCCACTCGCTCGGCGCGATCGGCTCGATCGAGATCGCCGCGTCCGTCCTGGCCATGGAGAACAACGTGGTGCCCCCTACCGCGAACCTGCACACGCCCGACCCCGAGTGCGATCTCGACTACGTGCCGCTGACCGCGCGCGACTGGCGCACGGACGCGGTGCTGACGGCCGGCAGCGGATTCGGCGGATTCCAGAGCGCGATGGTTCTCGCCCGACCGGACAGGACAGTGGCATGA
- a CDS encoding ABC transporter substrate-binding protein, whose amino-acid sequence MTAPRRAPGGPARRAALRGGAALAATGLLASCGYGSRAADRAGGDPAALTAGTGPRLSAGTVRVGHFANLTHGTALVGLRRGLFQKELGGTRLRTQVFGAGPTAVEALSTGALDLAWIGPSPAVNSWVRSGGTSLRIVAGAASGGVRFVVNPARIRTAADLRGARIASPQLGNTQDVALLTYLAEQGYAVDPATGAGEVSVVRTDSKVLPGAYRSGSVDGAWVPEPAAAQMVSLGAKVLLDERSRWPGGAFVITHLVVAQPFLAAHPDVVEAMLRGSVAANAAIAAAPEQARADAAAGAERLTGGRLEPAVLDRAWRGIDFLDDPLAATLRTQAGHAVAAGLLKEADLSGVYDLRPLNRVLAAAGRPPVPDAGLGVVP is encoded by the coding sequence CTGACGGCCCCGCGCCGCGCGCCCGGCGGACCGGCCCGGCGGGCGGCTCTGCGGGGCGGGGCTGCGCTGGCCGCCACCGGTCTCCTCGCCTCCTGCGGCTACGGCTCCCGGGCCGCCGACCGGGCCGGTGGCGACCCGGCGGCCCTCACCGCGGGTACGGGCCCGCGGCTCTCCGCCGGCACCGTACGTGTCGGCCACTTCGCGAACCTGACGCACGGCACCGCGCTCGTCGGACTGCGCCGGGGCCTGTTCCAGAAGGAGCTGGGCGGCACCCGGCTCAGGACGCAGGTCTTCGGTGCCGGTCCCACCGCGGTCGAGGCCCTCAGCACCGGGGCCCTCGACCTCGCCTGGATCGGCCCCTCCCCCGCGGTCAACAGCTGGGTACGGTCGGGCGGTACGTCTTTGCGGATCGTCGCCGGCGCGGCCTCCGGCGGCGTCCGGTTCGTGGTGAACCCGGCGCGGATCAGGACCGCCGCGGACCTCCGGGGTGCCAGGATCGCCTCTCCCCAGCTCGGCAACACCCAGGACGTCGCCCTCCTCACGTATCTCGCGGAGCAGGGGTACGCGGTGGACCCCGCCACCGGCGCCGGCGAGGTCTCCGTCGTCCGCACGGACAGCAAGGTCCTCCCGGGCGCCTACCGTTCGGGATCCGTCGACGGCGCCTGGGTGCCCGAGCCGGCCGCCGCCCAGATGGTCTCGCTCGGCGCGAAGGTCCTCCTCGACGAGCGGTCCCGCTGGCCCGGCGGCGCGTTCGTCATCACCCACCTCGTCGTCGCGCAGCCCTTCCTGGCCGCGCATCCGGATGTCGTCGAGGCCATGCTGCGGGGCTCGGTGGCCGCCAACGCGGCCATCGCCGCGGCCCCGGAGCAAGCGCGGGCCGACGCCGCCGCCGGTGCCGAACGGCTCACCGGCGGCCGGCTCGAACCCGCCGTCCTGGACCGGGCCTGGCGCGGCATCGACTTCCTCGACGATCCGCTGGCCGCCACCCTGCGCACCCAGGCCGGCCACGCGGTCGCCGCGGGTCTCCTGAAGGAGGCCGACCTCAGCGGTGTCTACGACCTGCGCCCGCTGAACCGGGTCCTCGCGGCGGCCGGGCGGCCCCCCGTGCCGGACGCCGGACTCGGTGTCGTCCCCTGA
- a CDS encoding sulfate adenylyltransferase subunit 1, translating into MTTAQEATATQHDTAPQHAAPGPGSAASLLRLATAGSVDDGKSTLVGRLLHDSKSVLADQLEAVEHASRNRGQGTLDLALLTDGLRAEREQGITIDVAYRYFATPRRRFILADTPGHVQYTRNMVTGASTADLAVVLVDARNGVVEQTRRHLAVAALLRVPHVVLAVNKMDLAGYAEPVFAAIAEEFTAYATELGVRDVVAVPLSALAGDNVVEPSAHMNWYGGPTLLEHLETVPVGSDPSGEPARFPVQYVIRPQTAEHPDYRGYAGQLASGVLAVGDPVTVLPSGRTTTVAGIDAFGEPVGLARAPQSVAVRLADDIDVSRGDLIAAGPAPVPTRDVEAGLCHLDERALRVGAKVLLKHTTRTVRAVVRELTYQIDIGTLEQRRGVRELHINDIGRVVLRTAEPLALDAYADNRGTGSFLLIDPADGTTLAAGMTGEPFGSARTAGPAADDEPWV; encoded by the coding sequence ATGACCACCGCACAGGAAGCCACCGCCACGCAGCACGACACGGCACCCCAGCACGCGGCACCCGGGCCGGGCTCCGCCGCCTCGCTGCTGCGCCTGGCCACCGCGGGCTCCGTCGACGACGGCAAGTCCACCCTGGTCGGGCGGCTCCTCCACGACTCCAAGTCGGTCCTCGCCGACCAGCTGGAGGCCGTCGAGCACGCCTCCCGCAACCGCGGCCAGGGCACCCTGGACCTCGCCCTCCTCACGGACGGGCTGCGGGCCGAGCGCGAGCAGGGCATCACCATCGACGTCGCGTACCGCTACTTCGCCACGCCCCGCCGCCGGTTCATCCTCGCCGACACCCCGGGCCATGTGCAGTACACCCGGAACATGGTCACCGGCGCCTCGACGGCCGATCTCGCGGTCGTCCTCGTCGACGCCCGCAACGGCGTCGTCGAGCAGACCCGCCGCCATCTCGCCGTCGCCGCCCTGCTCCGGGTCCCGCACGTGGTCCTGGCCGTGAACAAGATGGACCTGGCCGGCTACGCGGAGCCCGTCTTCGCCGCCATCGCCGAGGAGTTCACGGCGTACGCCACCGAGCTCGGTGTCCGGGACGTCGTGGCGGTCCCGCTCTCCGCGCTCGCCGGGGACAACGTCGTCGAGCCCTCCGCGCACATGAACTGGTACGGCGGCCCGACACTGCTCGAACACCTGGAGACCGTCCCGGTCGGCAGCGACCCGAGCGGCGAACCGGCCCGGTTCCCCGTCCAGTACGTGATCCGGCCGCAGACCGCCGAACACCCCGACTACCGCGGCTACGCGGGCCAGTTGGCCTCCGGTGTGCTGGCCGTCGGGGACCCGGTGACCGTGCTGCCCTCCGGCCGCACCACCACCGTCGCCGGGATCGACGCCTTCGGGGAGCCGGTCGGCCTCGCCCGGGCCCCGCAGTCGGTCGCCGTGCGGCTCGCCGACGACATCGACGTCTCGCGCGGCGACCTGATCGCCGCCGGTCCGGCGCCCGTGCCGACGCGGGACGTGGAGGCCGGGCTCTGCCACCTCGACGAGCGTGCGCTGCGCGTCGGCGCCAAGGTGCTGCTCAAGCACACCACCCGGACCGTGCGCGCCGTGGTCCGCGAGCTGACGTACCAGATCGACATCGGCACGCTCGAACAGCGGCGCGGTGTGCGGGAGTTGCACATCAACGACATCGGCCGGGTGGTGCTGCGCACGGCGGAGCCGCTGGCCCTGGACGCGTACGCCGACAACCGCGGGACCGGGTCCTTCCTGCTGATCGACCCCGCCGACGGTACGACGCTCGCGGCCGGCATGACGGGCGAGCCCTTCGGCTCCGCCCGCACCGCCGGGCCGGCGGCGGACGACGAGCCGTGGGTCTGA
- a CDS encoding ABC transporter permease gives MSSSTELRPRADESAGVGAGLDALETVPTERVPLGRVLRQKALPPLLGVALVLGAWQLAHSLRLTAPDKLPAPADVWVALTDLWYEGTLFSIIWTSLWRGGSGFLLAVAIGTPVGLLVARVRPVRAAVGPLLTGLQSLPSVAWVPATVIWLGIDDSAMYAVILLGAVPSIANGLISGIDQVPPLFLRAGRTLGATGPRGARYVLLPAALPGYLAGLKQGWAFSWRSLMAAELITSSPELGLGLGRYLENQREFSDMPGVLLGIVLILVVGVAVDLLCFGPLERRVLRSRGLLAAAR, from the coding sequence ATGTCGTCCAGCACTGAACTGCGCCCGCGCGCCGACGAGTCCGCCGGGGTCGGGGCCGGGCTCGACGCGCTGGAGACCGTGCCCACGGAGCGCGTCCCGCTCGGCCGGGTGCTGCGGCAGAAGGCACTGCCGCCGCTCCTCGGCGTCGCCCTGGTGCTCGGCGCCTGGCAGCTCGCCCACAGCCTGCGCCTGACGGCCCCCGACAAGCTGCCGGCGCCGGCCGACGTGTGGGTCGCGCTCACCGACCTCTGGTACGAGGGCACACTGTTCTCGATCATCTGGACCAGCCTGTGGCGCGGGGGCTCGGGCTTCCTGCTCGCCGTCGCGATCGGCACCCCGGTCGGTCTGCTCGTGGCCCGGGTCCGTCCGGTCCGGGCCGCCGTCGGCCCCCTCCTCACCGGGCTCCAGTCACTGCCGTCGGTCGCCTGGGTGCCGGCCACCGTGATCTGGCTCGGTATCGACGACTCGGCGATGTACGCGGTGATCCTGCTCGGCGCGGTGCCGTCGATCGCCAACGGGCTGATCTCCGGGATCGACCAGGTTCCGCCGCTCTTCCTGCGGGCCGGCCGGACGCTCGGCGCGACCGGGCCGCGCGGCGCCCGGTATGTCCTGCTGCCGGCCGCCCTGCCCGGCTACCTGGCCGGGCTCAAGCAGGGCTGGGCGTTCTCCTGGCGCTCCCTGATGGCCGCCGAGCTGATCACTTCCTCACCCGAACTCGGGCTCGGCCTCGGGCGCTATCTGGAGAACCAGCGGGAGTTCTCCGACATGCCCGGCGTGCTCCTCGGGATCGTGCTGATCCTCGTCGTCGGTGTCGCCGTCGACCTGCTGTGCTTCGGCCCGCTGGAGCGCCGGGTGCTGCGGTCCCGGGGGCTGCTCGCCGCCGCGCGCTGA